The segment TCAGCCTACTTTGATGCCAGGTGTCGACTGCTCGGCCGAGCCGGCGTTTGCGCCCCTGCCTGGATTATGTGAGTTCCGCCTACTTTAACTCATCTCCCTCTCTTCGGGAAACTTTGACGCCCACCCGTGGCGGCATTGTCTTTCGCCGGCTCCGGCGAGGATATCCTGGCAGCTTACTGCCTATCCGGCTCTATCGTGCGATGGCAGTTGGGCGACAATCAGCGTCTGGTGGATGCTCTGAATGTCGAGCCTTTTGGCTGTTCGTCGGTAGCGTTCGACCAGGCAGGAAAACTGGCGGCGGTAGGCGGCGGCAGCATTCCGCCTACACAGGCGGCCGGTTATGCGGTGAGCTTCAAGGGAGGACGGCTATGGGACCTGGAGCAACGAAAACTCAAATTCAAGTCAAGGGATTTATCCCTTGTAGATGTACTAATCAGCCCCGATGGCAAATGGTATGTCGAGGTGACGCAGGCAGGTCCAGATGTCTACGAAACAAGCATGGGGGATGACCTGGTGTATGGTTATGTCTGGATGGGGGAACCATGGACTGCTGCCGGCATCGATTCGACCGGCGAATGGGTGGCCTATGCCTCGGCTGACGGTAGGATTGATATCGAGCCAACCACATCAAGCCGGGGAAGAGAGGGGCGTGGGGGGATTCTCGGTCTGGACAGAGCAGAACCGACCCTCGACATCGCCTTCGATCCCTTTCATCGTTATGTTGCCACTGTTACGACGAACACTTTCGCGCTGTGGGAACTCCGCAATTGGGATAGCCTTGTTCTGGAGCAGGCGCTCGCAAACCCGACATCTCTTGGTGACGTGACCTTCAGCCCAGATGGAAAGCTACTGGCCGTGGCGACGGCAGCTGGCTGGCAGATCTGGTCGGTCAAGGATAGGCAATTGCTGCTGGAGAACCCGCAGGCGACGTACGCTCTCGCCTTCAGCCCCGACGGACGCCTTTTTGCCTGGGGAGACGCCAACGGAGTAGTGCACATCTGGGGAGCGCCTGACCAGGGGGCATCATGATCCTGCGCCGAATCCTTATTCTTGTCATCTCGATCTTCATAGCGGTGGGGATTGCATGGCTGGGCTGGCGGCTCCGCATCGACTGGCTTCGTCCTGAGCGGAGCGCTTATTCGATGGAGTTGGTTCCGGGCCTTCATTACAGGCGCGAAGCGCGCTCCTCGCCTCGACCACTGCTCATTCACATCCTAACCGTCGACCTCCACCAGCCCGGCCTCGGAGTGCTGGTAACGCCTGGGAATCGGACAGAAAGAGGCGAAATCAGTGCACGCACCACCTCAGCTTTTGCAAGAGAGTTCGGGGTACAGGTTGCCATCAATGGCAGCTTTTTCGAGCCATTTCATGCCGGGGCCTGGCCCTGGGACTATTACCCGCACAGCGGTGATCCCGTCGATGTCACGGGGCTGGCGATTTCCGATGGCCGCATCTATTCGTCAGCTGACAACAAACACCCAGTCCTGTGCATCGTCGGTGATCGTTTTACACTGGGGAGTCTCCAATGCCCCCCTGCCACGACAGAAGCGCTTGCCGGCGACCGTGTCTTGGTGCAGGCGGGCAAGTTGAGCTACAGCGAACGGGCCCCCGCCCTTCATCCGAGAACCATGGTGGCCCTGGCGCCAAATGGCAATACCTTGTGGTTGGTCATTGTTGATGGACGACAGACTGGCTATAGCGAAGGTGTTACGCTGACCGAACTGGCTGAAATCGCCCTGGAACTCGGGGCTGACTCAGCCATGTCGCTCGATGGTGGCGGCTCAAGTACACTCGTCGCCGCGATCCATGGAGAGGTCCGGGTTTTGAATTCACCTATCCACCAGGATATCCCGATGTTCGAAAGACCGGTCGCAAACCATTTGGGCGTCTATGTTTCAGACTAGCGATCATCCTTCGACTTCGCTCACAGCCTGCCCTGAACCAAGTGAAGAAACAAGTCAGGGCAGCACGGCCGCGGCGGCCAATGGCAACGAGACCGGCAAGCTGCTATACAAGCCCTGGGGCGAGAGCCGCTACAGCAGCGGCAGCACGCCCACCACCCTCTCACACGGGCGTGCTCATCTCGCGGCGAACATGGGGGATAGAATGGGGCTGTTTCTGGCGGTCATTTTGGCGGACAATGATATAATGGCCCTGCGCCCCATTCATCACTCAGGAAGGCGCGGCAGCTCGCTCCCACATGTCCCTCCTCACCGCTCACCGCCTGGCCATGTCCTACGGCCCCCTCGATGTCTTCGAGGGGGTCGATCTTGCTGTGGCCAACGGCGACCGCATCGGTTTGGTCGGCCCCAATGGCGAGGGCAAAACCACCCTCCTCCGCATCCTGGCCGGGCAACTCCAGCCCACGGCCGGGGCCGTCCACCGCCGCCGGGGCCTGCGCATCGGCTACCTGCCCCAGGACCCGCCCCCGCCCGGCGACAAAACCCTGTGGGACGACCTGCTCGAAGTCTTCGCCGGCTTGCGGGCCGAAGAAGCCGCCCTGCGCGACCTGGAGGCGCAGATGGCCGACCCCGACCACGGCGAGGCGGCCCTGGCCCTCTATGCCGAACGCCAGCATCGCTTCGAGTTGGCCGGCGGCTACGACTATCCCCTGCGCATCCAGCAGACGCTCACCGGGCTGGGCTTCCGGCCCGACCAGTTCGACCTGCCCCTCAACTTCCTCAGCGGCGGCCAACGCACCCGCGGCCTCCTGGCCCGGCTGCTGCTGGAAAAACCCGACCTGCTCCTGCTCGACGAACCCACCAACCACCTCGACCTCAATGCCGTCGAATGGCTGGAGGACGCCCTCCTGGGCTGGGAAGGCGCCATGATCCTGGTCGCACACGACCGCTATTTTCTGGATCGGGTGGCCACCAAGACCTGGGAGATGGCCTGGGGCGAATTGACGGCCTACCGCGGCAACTACAGCCATTACGTCATCCAGCGTGAAGATCGGCTGGAACGGCTGCGCAAAGATTACGAGGCGCAGCAGGAATTCATCGCCAAAGAAGAGGACTACATCCGCCGCAACCTGGCCGGGCAGAACACCCGCCAGGCCCAGGGCCGGCGCACCCGGCTGGAACGCCTGCTGGCGGCCGACCGGCTGGCTGCGCCCCGCCATCGACATCGCCTCAACCTGGCCTTCCAGAATCGGCTGCGCAGCGGCACGCTGGTGCTGGCCACCTCCGGCCTGGTGGCCGGCTATCACGCCCGGCCCACACCGGTGAGCAGCATGGATCGATCGGGCGGCATCGCCTACACTGGCAACGGCCCCATCCAGCCCGAAGACACGGTGCTGTTCTCGGCCGAGGATGTGCTGCTGAAGCGCGGCGAGCGTGTGGGCGTCATCGGCCCCAACGGCGCCGGCAAGACGACCTTCGTCAGGACGCTGCTGGGGCAGATCCCGCCCCTGGCCGGAGAACTGCGGCTGGGCGCCAGCCTGCGGCCCGGCTATCTGGCCCAGGTGCAGGCCGCCCTCAAACCAGAGTGGACGGCGCTCGATGCCTTGACCGACGCCGACCCCCGCCTCCTCCCCGCCGAGGCGCGGCACATCCTCGCCCGCTATCTCTTCACCGACGACGATGTCTTCAAAACCGTGGACACACTCAGCGGTGGGCAGCGCAGCCGCCTGGCCCTGGCCCGCCTCAGCCGCCAGCAGGCCAACTTCCTGGTGTTGGACGAACCGACCAACCACCTGGATATCGAGTCGCAGGAAGTGCTGGAGGCGATGCTGGCCGAGTTCAACGGCACGGTGCTGCTGGTCTCGCACGACCGCTATCTGATCGACGCCATCGCCACCCAGGTGTGGGCCATCCAGGGCGGGCGGATGCGGGCCTACGAGGGCAATTACTCGTCCTATCTGGCCGCCCGCGCCGCCGAAGCGGCGCAGCAGTCGTCAGCCGAGGTCGCCCGCACCGAATCGCAACAGCAGCGCGAACGCTCGCGCGAGGAGCGGCGCAAACGGCGGGAAGATGAAAAACGCCAGGCCGAGGCCGCCGCGGTCGAATCCGAGATCGAAACCCTGGAAAACCAACTGGCCGAGATCGGCGAGGCCCTGGCCCGCGCCAGCCATGCCCAACGCCTGGGCGAGGTACAGGCCCTGGGCGAGCGCTACGTCGATGTCGAGCAGCAACTTCACCAGCTGCTTGAAAGCTGGGCCGAAATGGCCTGAAATCAAGATCTAATACACAAAAACCAACACAAAGGCACGAAGTTCACAAAGATCAACACAAAGAAGTATAATAGTATTTCCTTCGTGTTTTCTTTGTGTTCTTCGTGTCTTAGTGTTGAAGTTCAAAACTGAGAACTGTCCCCTCCTCAAAAAAACACCAAACCAAAATTATGAAAGACACCCTCATCATCGGTCTGACCGGCAACATCGGCACCGGCAAGACCACCGTCCTCAAGCTGCTGCGCGCCTATGGCGCCTGCACCATCGACGCCGACGATGTCGCCCACGAGGTCATCCAACCCGGCCAACCGGCCCATGCCCAGGTCGTGGCCGCCTTCGGCCAGGAAATCTTGGATGACAGCGGCATCATCGACCGCAAACGCCTGGGCCAGATCGTCTTCAACGACCCCAACAAGCTGGCGCGGTTGGAGCACCTCATCCACCCCGCCATTATCGCCCGCATCAACGCCCTGATCGAGGCCGCCAACGAAGCGGTCGTCGTCATCGAGGCGATCAAATTGCTGGAGGCCGGGATGGCGGCCACTCTGTGCGACCAGGTCTGGGTCGTCACCTCGCCGGTCGAGCAGCAGATCGAGCGGCTGATGGCCGAGCGTGGGATGACCCGCGCCGCCGCCCTCGCCCGCCTCTCCAGCCAAAGCCCGCAATCGTTCAAAGTCAGCCAGGCCGATGTCGTCATCGATAACAGCGGTAGCCTGGCCCAACTCGAACGACAGGTGCAGGCCGCCTGGCAACGACTGCCCTTGTTCGTCCCCGCCTGACGCTTGCCATTCACAATTTGATCCGCGAAGAACGCGAAGAAACGCGAAGAAAACAAACCCTTCGCCCCCTTCGCGTCCTTCGCGGATCACCCCACTCTTCGCCCCCTTCGCGTCCTTCGCGGATCACCCAACCCCTCCGCTCCCTTCGCGTCCTTCGCGGATCACCCCACTCTTCGCCCCCTTCGCGTCCTTCGCGGATCACCCAACCCCTGATTTGTCATTCATCCCATGAGCAGGCTCCAGAATCTTTGGCGCGACCACCCCAACCTCGTCTCCTTTGCCGTCCTGGCAGTGGGGATGCTGGTCATCCTCTTTTTCTCGGCCCGGCATGTGGGCTTCAGCCCCGGCCAATGGCTGGCCCTGGCCATCGCCACCCTCGTGCTGGCGGGGCTTTGCGTCTGGATCATCAACTGGGAAAGCGGCGATGAGGAGGAAAGCGCCGGATGAGCACGAAACGCGACTACTACGAGATCTTAGGCGTCGACCGCAAAGCCTCGGCCGAGGAGATCAAGCGCGCCTACCGCCGGCTGGCCAAGCAATACCACCCCGATGTCTACAAGGGCGGCGACGGCGACCAGCATTTCAAGGAGATCAACGAGGCGCACGAGGTGCTCAGCGACCCCGACAAGCGCGCCGCCTATGACCGCTTCGGCCATGCCGGGGTGAGCGGGGCCGCCGGGGCCGGGCCAGGCGGGCCGGGCGCGGGCTTCCCCGACATCACCGACATCTTCACCGAGTTCTTCGGCGGCGGCTTTGGCGGCTTTGCCCGCGGCCCGCAACGCGGCCCGGTGCGCGGGGCCGACCTGCGCTACAACCTGACGATCGAGTTCGAAGAAGCCGTGATGGGGGCAGAGAAGGAGATCGAGATCACCCGCGAGGAGAGCTGCCCCCGCTGCACCGGCACAGGCGCCGAGCCGGGCACCTCGCCCATTCGCTGCCCCACCTGCAACGGCAGCGGCGAGGTGCGCCAGCGCCAACAGACCATCCTGGGCACCTTCGTCAACGCCAGCACCTGCCCGCGCTGCCGCGGCGAGGGCGAGATCGTCACCACCGCCTGCCAGCAGTGCAACGGCGAGCGCATCGTGGGGGTCAGCCGGCGGCTGCGGGTCAAGATTCCGCCCGGCGTCGATGACGGCACCCGCATCCGCCTGGCCAACGAAGGCGCGGCCGGGCTGCGCGGCGGGCCGAACGGCAATCTCTACGTCTTCCTCAACGTCAAGGCGCACAAATATTTCCGCCGCCAGGAGAACGACATCCTCCTCGACCTGCCGGTGAACATCGCCCAGGCTGTGTTGGGGGCCGAACTGGAGGCGCCCACGCTGGATGGCCCCCGCTCCGTCAAAGTGCCGCCAGGCTCGCAGCCGGGCAAAGTGCTGCGGCTGAAAGGCCTGGGCGTGCCCCACCTGCGCGGCAGCGGTCGTGGCGACATGCTGTTCACCGTCCGGGTGGCCATCCCCACCCAATTGAACGACGAACAGCGGCGGCTCTTCGAGCAACTGGCCGAAAGCCTGGGCAGCGCCGCCGACAAACCCGAAGGCGGCTTCTTCGAGCGGATGAAGGACGCGTTGGGTTTGTAACAGTCAACAATCAACAATCAACAGTCAACAATCAACGGCAAACGGCCCGCCCGCATCCCACCCCACCCGCATCCCGCCACCCATGTCCAATCTGCTCGAACTCTACCTGCCGGTGCGTACGCGGCAAGCTGATGCCGAGGCCGTGACCGCCGCAGCCGAACTGCTGGCGCAGCATATCCCCGGCGGGGTGGTGGTGGAACAGACCGGTTTTGGCGAATATGGCGAGACCGAGGCGGTGCAGGTGGCGATCCGGGCCTTTGTGGAGGACGACCCGGGCTGGCTGGCCCGGCTGCAAGCCCTGGCCCAGGCCCTGGCTGCCCTCCCCACCGCCGAAAGCTACGGCGAGATCGCCATCCGCCCCCTGGCCGAACGAGACTGGACCGAAGCCTGGAAACAGCACTACACGCCCCTGCGGGCAGGCGAGCGGCTGGTCATCTCGCCCACCTGGACGCAGCCGGAGACGAAACCCGGCGACATCGTCATCCGGCTCGACCCCGGCATGGCTTTTGGCACTGGCGGCCACCCCTCCACCCGTCTCATCCTGGCCCTGCTGGAGCGCTACCTGCGCCCCGGCGACCGCGTGCTGGATGTGGGCGTCGGCTCCGGCATCCTGGCCATCGCCGCCTGCAAGTTGGGCGCGGCTGATGTGCTGGCCACCGACATCGACCCCGTGGCCGTGCGCGTGGCCGCCGAAAACGCGCGCTTGAACCAGGTCGCCGAGGCAATCCGGGTCGAGGCCGGCTCGGTCCCCGCCGCCGGCGTCTTCGACCTCATCCTGGCCAACATCCTGGCCGATGTGGTGGCCGAGCTGCTGCTGCACGAAGACCTGGCCGAGCGTCTGGCTCCCGGCGGGGTGCTGCTCCTGGCCGGGATCATCGACCACCGCCGGCATCTGGTCGATCTGGCGCTGGCTGCGCGCGGGCTGGGCCTGGTCGATTCGCGGCGCGACGGCGACTGGTGGGCGCTGGTTGCACGGGAGGAATGACACAAATCTGAACCATGCATCGCTTCTTCGTCTCCCCCTCTTCAATTCGCGGCCAACAGGTGCGCTTTGGCCCCGACCAGGCGCACCAGATCCGCAGCGTCCTGCGTTTGCGCAGCGGCGACGAGGTGGAGGTGCTGGATGGCGAGGGCGGGCGCTACCGGGCGGGCTTGCAGTTCAGCGGCAAGAGCGAGGTGTCCGGCCAGATCGTGCTGACCCTGCCTGCGGGCGCGGAACCGGCCGGCGATCTCATCCTCTGCCAGGCCATCGCCCGCGGCGAACGTTTCGAGTGGGTGCTGCAAAAAGGCGTCGAGTTGGGCGTGACCCATTTCCAGCCCATCATCACCCGCCGCACGGTGCGCCGCTCACCGGGCGACGGCCAGCACCAACGCTGGGAGCGGATCATCCGCGAGGCGGCCGAGCAGAGCCTGCGCGGGCGGTTGCCGCAACTGCTGCCGGAGATCGGCTTCGAGCAGGCGCTGGCGCAACGGCGGGGTCTGGGCCTGATGCCCGCCACCTCGGCCGCCCGGCCCATCCGCCAGGCGCTGGGCGCGGCGGGCTGGCCCCTGACGCTGTTCATCGGCCCGGAAGGCGGCTTCGACCCGGCCGAGATCGAGGCGGCGGCGGGGGCGGGGGTCGAACTGGTGGGGCTTGGCCCGCGCGTCCTCCGCACCGAGACGGCCGCCGTCGTCTTGCTGGCGCTCGTCGCCGCCCAACTGGGCGAGATGGATCGTCCCGCCCCCTATTGGGAGGCGAACGAGGTAACATCGCGCGATTTTGCCGCGTCCAAAGAACCGTAACCCCAAAAACGTAATCTCAAACTGGAGCCTTCGCAAATGTCTATCGAAAACGTCATCATCATTGGCAGCGGCCCCGCCGGTTTTTCGGCCGGCATCTATACTGGGCGCGCCCAACTCAATCCCCTCATCATCACCGGCAACGAGATCGGCGGCCAGGTAGCCATTACTTACGAAGTCGAGAACTATCCCGGCTTCCCGGCCAGCCTCTCTGGCCCCGAGCTGGTGGAGAAATTCCAGGAGCAGGCGCAGAAGTTCGGCGCCCGCATCGAATACGATTATGTCAACGAAGTCGATTTCAGCCAGCATCCCTTCCTCGTCAAGACGCAGGGCGGGCAGAGCTACCAGGCCCGAAGCGTGATCGTGGCCACGGGCGCCACCCCGCGCAAGCTGCACATCCCTGGCGAAGAGGAACTGACCGGTCGCGGCGTCAGCTACTGCGCCACCTGCGACGGCTTTTTCTTCCGGGGCAAAGAGGTGGTGGTGGTGGGCGGCGGCGATAGCGCCATCGAGGAAGCGCTGTTCCTGACCCGCTTCGCCACCAAAGTGACGATCATCCACCGCCGCGATGAGTTGCGGGCCAGCAAGATCCTGCAAAGCCGGGCTTTCAGCAACGAAAAGATCCAGTTTCTGTGGGATAGCACTGTTTCCAGCATCGAGGCCGGGCCGAGCGGGGCGGTGCAAGCGATCGTGGTCGAGAATGTGAGGACGGGCAAAAAGGATGTCTTCCCCACCGAGGGCGTGTTCATCTTCATCGGCCATGAGCCGAACGGCTGGATGTTCGAGGGCCAGTTGGAGATGGAGAACGGCTATATCGCCACCAACCGGCGGATGCATAGCAGCGTGCCGGGCGTGTTTGCCGCCGGCGAGATCCAGGACGACTACTTCCGGCAGGTGGCCACCAGCGCCGGGCAGGGGGTGATGGCGGCGATGGAGGCCGAGAAGTTTCTGGCCGCGCTGGAAGCGACCGACTACGACACCTTCCGCATCGTCATCCCGGCCGAGGAACTCATCCCGGCCTGAAGCGGGCCAGCTTCCGACAGGTGTGGAGACTGAAACACGGGCGGCTGCAGGACCGCCCGTGTTTTCTTTGGGCGGGAGTAATGTTTCTGTAAGAAATGCGCTGTATGGTGCATTTTGCGAATTGCATGTTTTCTGGCGTCGATTCAGAATGAATCCACACGCCTTCACGTTTCACGCCTTCACGTTTCACGCCTTCACGTTTCACGCCTTCACTTCTCACGCAACACGTAACACGCAACACGCACCACGCCACACGCACCCCATGGACCGCCCCCACATCCTCGTCGTCGAAGACGAACCCAGCATCGCCGAAGTCGTCAGCCTCTACCTCAAGCGCGGGGGCTATGATGTGACCGTGCTGCGCGATGGCGAGACGGCGCTCAACTGGCTGGCGGCCTCGCACCCCGACCTGGTGGTGCTGGACTTGATGCTGCCGCATGTCGATGGCCTCGAGATCACGCGCTGGCTGCGGGCGCACAGCGACACCCCCATCATCATGCTCACCGCCCGCCGCGAGGAGACCGACCGCATCCTGGGTCTGGAAATGGGGGCTGATGATTATGTCGTCAAGCCCTTCAGCCCGCGCGAGTTGGTCAGCCGCGTCAAGGCGGTGCTGCGGCGGACGCAGGGGGCGCCGACCGCCAGCGGTGAAGCGGCCATCGTTTTTGCGGACCTGCAAATCGACCCCAAGACGCGGCTTGCCACCGTGCGCGGCGAAGAAAAAACCCTGACCGCCAAGGAATTCGACCTGCTGTGGTGGCTGGCCCGGCATCCGCGGCAGGTCTTCAACCGCGACCAACTGCTCGACCAGGTGTGGGGGATCAGCGAGTACATCGACCCCAGCACCGTCACCGTCCACATCCGCCGCCTGCGCGAGAAGCTGGAGGCCGACCCCTCGAACCCGCGCCATCTCCTGACGGTGTGGGGGGTGGGGTATAAGTTCGAGCCGTGAGGTGGAGATTGGGGAGTGGAGAGTGGAGATTGGTTATTATGCGTCGCTCAGGCAGAGCCAATCTCTAATCTCTAATCTCTAATCCCCAATAACTGGGAGATTGTGCCATGGAACTAACCATTACCGAGAAACGCCCGCTTTCGATGCGGTTGCCGATGCGATACCTGGCGGGGGTGCTGGTCACGCTGGCGCTGGCGCTGAGCTTTTTCTATCTGCTCATGCGGCCGTCGATGCTGGATTTGCAGGCGATGGCGCTGTTTCTGGCCATCACGGCCGGGATTTCGCTGGCCGCTGGCTATCTGGCCTATCGTTTCGGGCTGATCCATCGCTCGCCCAGCCTGCGTTGGACGCTGCTGGGGAGCTGGGCGCTGGCCGGGGCGCTCACGTTCCTCAATGTCTGGCTGACGGCGCGGCTGATGTTCGCCAGCCAGCACGATCTGCGGTTGGCGACGGTGCTGCTGCTTTTTGCCGGGGGCATCGCCATGTCGTTGGGCTATTTCCTGGCCGCGGCGCTGACCGACAGCATCGCCCAACTGACGGCGGGTGCGCAGGCGGTGGCCAGGGGGCAGTTGGATGTGCGGGTGCCGGTAGCCGGTCGCAACGAGATGGCCGAATTGGCCGCTTCGTTCAATGAGATGGCGGCGCAGCTTCAGACCACCGACCAGGAGCGCCGCGACCTGGAGGCGATGCGTCGCAACCTGGTGGCCTGGGCCGGCCATGACCTGCGCACGCCGCTGGCCTCGGTGCAGGCCATCATCGAGGCGCTGGCCGATGGCATGGTGGAGGATGCTGACACCCAACAACGTTATCTGCGCACGGCCCGGCGCGATGTCCAGGCATTGGCAACCTTGATCGATGATCTCTTCGACCTGGCCCAGTTCGACGCCGGCCGGCTTCTGCTCGACCGCCACCCCACCCCCATCGCCGACCTGGTCTCGAACACCATCGAACGCTACGCCGAGCTGGCCGCCCGCCACCAGGTGGCGCTGGCAGGCGACGCCGGCCCGGACCTGATCGCCGACCTGGATGCGCAGAAGATCGAGCGCGTGCTGACCAACCTGGTGGGCAATGCCCTGCGCCACACCCCGGCCGGGGGGCGGGTGCAGGTGCGGGCCACAGCCGCAGCCGGGCAGGTGGAGATCGAGGTCATCGACACGGGCGAGGGCATCGGGGCCGAGGATTTGCCACACGTCTTCGACCAGTTCTACCGGGGCGAGAAGTCGCGCAGCCGCACGACGGGCGGGGCCGGGTTGGGGCTGGCCATCGCCCGCCGCATCGTCGAGGCGCACGGCGGCCGCATCTGGGCCGAAAGCCGGGCGGGGGAGGGGGCGAGGTTCGTGGTCAGGTTGCCGGCGGTGCAGGCTGCGTAGGCCACCCTGAACCGGGTGTGCTCCGGCGGCATCTCCGGTCGCTGCGTGCATCACGCGCTGCGGCGCTGCCGCGCGCTTGTGATAAAATCGACGCATTCCCACCCACACCCTTCGTCTCGGAGTTGCCATGTCCACACCCACTGTCGTTCAAGAACTGGTCGAGCGCATCACCGCCAATGTCGAGCGCGTCATCCTGGGCAAACGCCAGCCCATCCGCTCCACCCTCCTCGCCCTCCTCTGCGAAGGCCACCTGCTGATCGAGGACGTCCCCGGCCTGGGCAAAACCATGCTGGCGCGGGCCATCGCCAAATCCATCGGCTGCACCTTCAGCCGCATCCAGTTCACGCCCGACATGCTCCCCAGCGATGTCACCGGCGTCTCCGTCTACAACCAGAAGACGCAGACCTTCGAGTTTCGGCCCGGCCCCATCTTCGCCCAGATCGCCCTGGCCGACGAGATCAACCGCGCCACCCCCAAGACCCAGGCCGCCCTGCTCGAAGCCATGGAAGAACGCCAGGTCACGGTCGATGGCGTCACCTATCCCCTGGCGCGGCCCTTCCTGGTGCTGGCCACACAGAACCCGATCGAATACGAAGGCACCTTCCCTCTGCCCGAGGCCCAGGTCGACCGCTTCATCATGCGCATCCACCTCGGCTACCCCGACCGCAAGCACGAGGTCGCCATCCTCGACTCGCAGGTCGACCATCACCCCATCGAGGACATCGCCCAGGTCGTCAGCGCCGAGGAACTGACCGCCGCCCAAGACGCGGTCAAGACCATCTATGTCGATGAGCAACTCAAGAACTACATCATCTCGCTGACGACCGCCACCCGCGAACACCCCGACGTCTACCTCGGCGCCAGCCCGCGCGGCTCGCTCGCCCTGTTCAAGACCGCCCGCGCCTTTGCCGCCGCCCAGAGTCGCGACTACGTCATCCCCGATGATGTCAAAGCCCTGGCCGTCGCCACCCTGGCCCACCGGCTGATCATCAGCCCCTCGGCCCGGATCAAGAACGTCAACCCGGAAACCATCGTCCAGGAAACACTGAACACCATCGCCATCCCCGGCGCCCGTTCGCAGCCCAAAGCCTGAACCAGACCCAACTCGCGTCTCGCAACGGCCTCAGCCTCGCCGTCGCCCCGTCGCCTACACGTCACATGCGTCGCAACACCTGGATCGCCCTCCTTGTCTGGCTCATCAGCCTGGTCGCCGCCCTGAACACCGGCCGGGACATCCTCTACAACACCTTCTACCTCATCACCATCCTGCTGGCGGGGTCCTGGCTGTGGGCATGGCTCAACGTCAACTGGGTGAGCCTGAGCCGTTACACCCGCGCCCGGCGCAGCCAGGTGGGCAAATTCGCCGAAGAACAATTCGAGCTGGTCAACCGCAGCCGACTGCCCAAACTCTGGCTGGAGGTGAAGGACTTTTCGACCCTGCCGGGGCATCAGCCTTCGCGGGTGGTCAGCTCGCTGGGCGGGCGCAAACGGCACAGCTGGTTCATCCGCACCCCGTGCTACCGCCGCGGGCGCTATCTGCTCGGCCCCCTCAGCGTCCGCAGCGGCGACCCCCT is part of the Caldilineales bacterium genome and harbors:
- a CDS encoding HAMP domain-containing protein; the protein is MELTITEKRPLSMRLPMRYLAGVLVTLALALSFFYLLMRPSMLDLQAMALFLAITAGISLAAGYLAYRFGLIHRSPSLRWTLLGSWALAGALTFLNVWLTARLMFASQHDLRLATVLLLFAGGIAMSLGYFLAAALTDSIAQLTAGAQAVARGQLDVRVPVAGRNEMAELAASFNEMAAQLQTTDQERRDLEAMRRNLVAWAGHDLRTPLASVQAIIEALADGMVEDADTQQRYLRTARRDVQALATLIDDLFDLAQFDAGRLLLDRHPTPIADLVSNTIERYAELAARHQVALAGDAGPDLIADLDAQKIERVLTNLVGNALRHTPAGGRVQVRATAAAGQVEIEVIDTGEGIGAEDLPHVFDQFYRGEKSRSRTTGGAGLGLAIARRIVEAHGGRIWAESRAGEGARFVVRLPAVQAA
- a CDS encoding MoxR family ATPase; translated protein: MSTPTVVQELVERITANVERVILGKRQPIRSTLLALLCEGHLLIEDVPGLGKTMLARAIAKSIGCTFSRIQFTPDMLPSDVTGVSVYNQKTQTFEFRPGPIFAQIALADEINRATPKTQAALLEAMEERQVTVDGVTYPLARPFLVLATQNPIEYEGTFPLPEAQVDRFIMRIHLGYPDRKHEVAILDSQVDHHPIEDIAQVVSAEELTAAQDAVKTIYVDEQLKNYIISLTTATREHPDVYLGASPRGSLALFKTARAFAAAQSRDYVIPDDVKALAVATLAHRLIISPSARIKNVNPETIVQETLNTIAIPGARSQPKA
- the trxB gene encoding thioredoxin-disulfide reductase, which translates into the protein MSIENVIIIGSGPAGFSAGIYTGRAQLNPLIITGNEIGGQVAITYEVENYPGFPASLSGPELVEKFQEQAQKFGARIEYDYVNEVDFSQHPFLVKTQGGQSYQARSVIVATGATPRKLHIPGEEELTGRGVSYCATCDGFFFRGKEVVVVGGGDSAIEEALFLTRFATKVTIIHRRDELRASKILQSRAFSNEKIQFLWDSTVSSIEAGPSGAVQAIVVENVRTGKKDVFPTEGVFIFIGHEPNGWMFEGQLEMENGYIATNRRMHSSVPGVFAAGEIQDDYFRQVATSAGQGVMAAMEAEKFLAALEATDYDTFRIVIPAEELIPA
- a CDS encoding response regulator transcription factor — protein: MDRPHILVVEDEPSIAEVVSLYLKRGGYDVTVLRDGETALNWLAASHPDLVVLDLMLPHVDGLEITRWLRAHSDTPIIMLTARREETDRILGLEMGADDYVVKPFSPRELVSRVKAVLRRTQGAPTASGEAAIVFADLQIDPKTRLATVRGEEKTLTAKEFDLLWWLARHPRQVFNRDQLLDQVWGISEYIDPSTVTVHIRRLREKLEADPSNPRHLLTVWGVGYKFEP
- a CDS encoding 16S rRNA (uracil(1498)-N(3))-methyltransferase, whose protein sequence is MHRFFVSPSSIRGQQVRFGPDQAHQIRSVLRLRSGDEVEVLDGEGGRYRAGLQFSGKSEVSGQIVLTLPAGAEPAGDLILCQAIARGERFEWVLQKGVELGVTHFQPIITRRTVRRSPGDGQHQRWERIIREAAEQSLRGRLPQLLPEIGFEQALAQRRGLGLMPATSAARPIRQALGAAGWPLTLFIGPEGGFDPAEIEAAAGAGVELVGLGPRVLRTETAAVVLLALVAAQLGEMDRPAPYWEANEVTSRDFAASKEP